Genomic window (Streptomyces liliiviolaceus):
GCTCCTCAAGCTCGACTGCCCGCACGGTATTAAAACTTGCATCTCAAATGCAAGTTATAGGCGAGGGGTTGGCGGGTGTCCGTGCGTGTGGGGAAGGTGACGGAGAGACGCCAGTGGTCGGCCATTTCCTGTGCGCCGCTCAGCGGGCAAGATGGGCGTCAGTGCAGTACACCTGCCGTGTGCGAGGCGTTCGGGCGGAGGTCGGCCGGACGATCGGGGCCCGCAACGCGCATGAAATGCTGATGTGGTGTGATGCGCAGGTGCCCGACCGCCTCCCTGGGACGGGAGCAGGCGGCCTGACCAGCAAGATTGGGTGGAAGCGGAAGATGGACAAGCAGCAGGAGTTCGTGCTCCGTACTTTGGAAGAGCGCGACATCCGTTTCGTACGCCTGTGGTTCACGGACGTGCTGGGCTTCCTCAAATCGGTGGCCGTGGCCCCGGCGGAGCTGGAACAGGCCTTCGACGAGGGCATCGGCTTCGACGGATCCGCCATCGAGGGCTTCGCCCGCGTCTACGAGTCCGACATGATCGCCAAGCCGGACCCGTCGACCTTCCAGGTGCTGCCGTGGCGGGCCGAGGCCCCCGGCACCGCCCGGATGTTCTGCGACATCCTGATGCCGGACGGCTCGCCGTCCTTCGCGGACCCGCGGTACGTGCTGAAGCGGGCGCTGGCGAAGGCCTCCGACCAGGGCTTCACCTTCTACACCCACCCGGAGATCGAGTTCTTCCTGCTGAAGGACAAGCCGACGGACGGCTCGCGGCCGACCCCGGCCGACAACTCCGGCTACTTCGACCACACCCCGCACAACGTCGGCATGGACTTCCGCCGCCAGGCGATCACCATGCTGGAGTCGATGGGCATCTCGGTCGAGTTCTCGCACCACGAGGGCGCGCCGGGCCAGCAGGAGATCGACCTGCGGTACGCGGACGCGCTGTCCACGGCCGACAACATCATGACGTTCCGGCTGGTCATGAAGCAGGTGGCGCTGGAGCAGGGCGTGCAGGCGACGTTCATGCCGAAGCCGTTCAGCGAGCACCCGGGCTCGGGCATGCACACGCACCTCTCGCTCTTCGAGGGCGACCGCAACGCGTTCTACGAGTCGGGCTCCGAGTACCAGCTCTCCAAGGTCGGCCGTTCCTTCATCGCGGGCCTGCTGAAGCACTCGGCGGAGATCGCCGCGATCACCAACCAGTGGGTCAACTCGTACAAGCGCATCTGGGGCGGCTCCGAGCGCACCGCGGGCGCGGGCGGCGAGGCGCCCTCGTACATCTGCTGGGGCCACAACAACCGCTCGGCCCTGGTCCGTGTCCCGATGTACAAGCCCGGCAAGACGGGCTCGGCGCGGGTGGAGGTCCGCTCGATCGACTCGGGCGCGAACCCCTACCTGACGTACGCGGTCCTGCTGACCGCCGGCCTCAAGGGCATCGAAGAGGGCTACGAGCTGCCGCCGGGCGCCGACGACGACGTGTGGGCCCTCTCCGACGCGGAGCGCCGGGCGATGGGCATCGAGCCGCTGCCCCAGAACCTGGGCGAGTCCCTGTCCCTGATGGAACGCAGCGAACTGGTCGCCGAAACCCTCGGCGAACACGTCTTCGACTTCTTCCTGCGCAACAAGCGCCAGGAGTGGGAGGAGTACCGCTCCGAGGTGACGGCGTTCGAACTGCGGAAGAACCTGCCGGTGCTGTAAGGGCAGGTCAGAGCGGGTTTTCTCGCCGGTCAGACGAGTGGGCCGACGGTCGCGTACCGTCGGCCCAACCCTGTCTTACTGCCCCTGGGCCGTCTGTGGGCCGTCCGGTGCTGGATCGGGCCCCGCGTACAGGCTGTCCACGGCCATGCGAGCGCGCGCGTCGCTGTTCGGCATGAGGTGGGTGTAGACCCGGAGCGTGAACCCCGGGTCGTTGTGCCCGAGATAGCGGCTCAGCGCCTTGATGTTCTCCCCGGCGTTCAGCAAAACCGACGCGTAGAAGTGCCTCAGGGCGTGCATGCCGTGTTCGCGGGCCGCTTGGTGTCGCTCACCCGCCTCCGGCTCCGGCAGCACGCCGGCCGCTACGAGAGCGGGCTTCCAGGCGCGATCGTTGAAGTCGGTTCGGCGAACCGCGCCTGCACCATCAAGGCGGGTGAACAGCAATTGCCGTGTCACCGGGCGGCCGTCCTGCCGGAGCCACGGCAGGGTGATTGAGACCGGCGGGAACGCCTTCATATGGCTTTTGAGGATGTCCGCCACGCGGTCGGACAGAGGAACGTCACGAAGCTTGTTGCGCTTCGGCGGACCGAACACGAGTCCCCCGGTCGTCACCTTGACCTGGTTCACGACGTGCAGCCACCCGGAGTCAAAGTCGATTTCGTCCACGGGTAGTCCGAAGATCTCCCCTTGCCGCAACCCGCATCCTGCCCCGAGGTCGACCGCCGCACGGAAGCGCTCGGGCAGAGCCTCCCGGACGCCGAAGACGCGTTCAGCCGCCCACGGCACCACACGGCCGGTTCCCGGCGCAGGAGGGCGTACGGACTGTGCGCGGCACGGGTTCTTCAATAGGTGACCGTCATCGACGGCCGCGTTGAGGATCGTCGACACGCTGTTGTAGATCACCCGTCGGTACGACGACGCGGGTATGGCCCGCTCCAACTCGCTCAGCCAGTCCCGGATGTGCTCCGGCTTGAAGGAACCGAGAGGGCGCGTGCCGATATAGGGAATCGCGTGACCGCGAACGGAAGAGGTGACCGTTTCACGGGTTGTCAGGTCGGTGGTCTGGGTGCTCAGCCACTTCTCGGCGTACTGCCCGAACGTCGTTCGGCCGGCGGCAGGGTCCACGTAGGTGCCGCTGTCCATGTCGGCTTCCGTCTTCGTGAGCCACTTCTCGGCGAGCCGCTTCTGTCCGTCGGGGTAGCTCTTGGACTTCTCGGTGCCGTCGGGGCCGATGTAGCGGGCCCGGTAGCGCAGGCCGGTGCCGTGGCGGTCGCTTTTGACGCGGGTGGTCTTGCCCTGGGCGTTGGTGTTGGTCTTGTACCAGCGGTCTTGGATGTGGCCTGCCATGTGGCGGCGGTCCTCTCGACATGCAGCAGGGAGAGCCGCCGGGTGGCGGCTCTCCCTGCTGTCTGCGGTAGTTGCGGGATCAGGCGGCGGCCTGGTCGTCGGTCTTGCGATCAGTGACGTAGTCGTGGACGTCGGCGGGGTCGTAGCGCAGGTGTTTCCCGATGCGGAATCCGGGTGGTCCGGTGCGCTTCTTGTGCCACTGGTAGACGGTCTCTTTGGGCACTTTGAACATCACGGCGATGTCATCGGGGGTCAGGTACTGGTCTGGAAGGCCGCGCCGGAGGGTGGCGAAGGGGTCGGCACGGACGGGGGCGGATGCGCTCACTGCGTCCTCCACAAGGTGGAATCACATTGCTCTGAGTCGTGACTCATCGCGACTCAGAGCAGGTTGGCGGGGTCTTGAGTCGCGATGAGTCACGACTCAGGCGAATGTGGTTCGCGCTGGTTGAGGGTGATTCCGCTGTAGGTGGCGACCTGTTGCCCGTAGGCGTCGCGGGGGCGGGTGCGGTTGAGCTGGGGAACCACGGAGAGCAGGTTGCGGCCGAAGACCTGCTTGGTGCCGGCGCGGACGCCGTTGTCCTCGGCCCACTCGCGCCAGACCGTCCACAGCGCGTCCACGGGGACGCTGCATGTCGGGCCGGTCGCGCAGCGTTCACGGACGAACGCGCTGGTGGGTGAGGCGGTGTCTTGCATGGTGGTGACCGCTTCACGGCTGGACTTCGGTTCCGTGATCCGGCCCGTCTGCTGGAGCCGGGCGAGGCCTTCCAGAGCCCAGTTGAGGATGCCGGGCATCTCCGTGGTGAGCTTGTCCATGAGGGTGGGATCTTCCTTGCCCAGCCACGACACGGTCATGTTGAGCAGCACGAACCGTTTGGCGATGACGCCTGAGGAGTCGCCGAAGTGCGGCAGCTCGTTGGACAGGATCATCAGCCGGGTGGGCAGCTTGCCGGTCCACACGGCGCGGTACTTGCGGTCCACGTCGATCGTGTCTTCACCAGAGATCGTCAGGAGTCGTTCAACGACCTGGCTGTTGTTGCTGTTGCCGTCCAGCCGGGCGTCCGAGATGACGGCGAGCGGCTTGCCCACGAGGGTGGACAGACCGAAGTTCGTGCCGAGTCCGGCGAGGGTGGGCCCGGCCAAGTTCTCCTTGCCGACCAGTTCTTTGAGGACGCGGGCGATGGTGCCTTTGCCGGATCGTGTGGGGCCGACCATGAGGAGGATCTTCTGCTGGTCGGTGCGGCCGGACAGGACGTAGCCGAACCACTCCTGAACAGCGTGGACGGCGTCGGGGTCGTCGGGCCACAACTGCGCCAGGAAGCGTTCCCACGTTGGTGCGGCGGCGGTGGGGTCGTAGGTGAAGGGGACGGAGACGAGGTTGAAGAATCCGGGACTGTGCGGCAGGAGCGCGCGGTCACGAATCCTCAGCAGTCCGTTCTCACACGCCACGATCGGGCTTTCCTCCTGCTCGCCGGCGCCCTGGTTGTCGAGCCATGCGGGGGCGTCCAGGTCGGTGGGCAGGAGCGTGATCGAGCCGAGCGCGTCCAGCAGGTTGCTGATCTTCTGCTTGGTCGGTGCCCAGTCGCGTTCCTCGGTCTGCCCGTCCTTGACGGGCACCCGGTAGAGAGCGTGCTCAAGACGCTCGTACATCGCTGCGCGCACCTGCGCTTCGTCGAACTCGCGCCAGCAGGTGCCGTTCCAGCGCATCCAGGACGCGCGCCAGCGCCGGTAGATGAGCTGTTCGTCCTCGGTCTCCCAGTCGGGCAGCAGACGACGGGCGACGGCCATGGGGTGGGACGGCGCGGGAAGTTCCTCGGTCTCGGTGGCAGGCTGCTTCATCATGCGGCGGCCCTCCCTTCCCGGGGGGTGCGAAGCGGGCATGCGTCGCGGTGGTCGGTGTGCTCGATGATCAGGGCCAGGACGCGCCGCCGGCCGAACGCCCGCCGCTCCCACCCACACGCGCACCGCGAGGACGCGGTGGGGGTGGCGCCGTACGGGGCGCAGATGGTCAGCCACGCGACCGGGTAGCGGCCGTCTGCGGTCTGTCGGTCAGGGAGAACAGCAGTGGGGACGCCTTCGGCGACGCCCTTCGAGTCGCCTACGGCCGTCCGGGGTCCGGCAGGTGCGGCGGCCTGCGGACCGGTGGGGTGCCGGGTGAGGCTCTTAGAGGGGAGAGGGTTGGTCATGCGGCCCTGCCCCGCGGGGAGTTGTGGGTGATCGACCAGTCCAGCGCGCGGCGGATCACGTCGTCGTAGTAGCGCTGTGGCTGTGTGGCGTTGGCCCCCGCCGCTCCCCTAAGAGCCTGCTCAACCACAGATCGGGCGAGGTCGCCGGACGCGACGAACCGTCCCAGAGCCCGTGCGGCTCGTAGGAGGGTGGCGTTGCGGGTGCCGTCGGCGGCGGTGGCCACGTTCCGCACCTCACAGTCGAGTGCTACGTCCGCGTATCGGCGTGATTGCCCCGCTACGACCCCTGTAGGAGCCTGTACTGGCTTGGGGGCGGGTTGAAGGATGCTCAGCAGCCACGCGGGCACCGGGGCCGCCACAGAGCCGCCTATGGCTTCGTACGGTCCGGAGGGGGTGGTGCTGCCCGCGGCGACGACATATCCACCGCACGCTCGGGTGTCGACCAACGGAGCGATGCTGCCTGCCGTGTTGGTCAGCCGCACGCCGTCCGGTGCGGTGAAGTACAGGTGCTGTCCGCCGCTCGCGGTCCGGGTCCGGTAGGTGTGGGGGACGGCGTGGCCGGTGTGCTCGCAGAGCGCCTCAAAGGTCGTCACGCCGTCAGGCGTGCCCGCATCGCCCTTGTCTTGGCTCTTGTCCTTGGGCACGTCCAGATCGACGACGACCAGCCGTGACGGACCGGTGGCGATACCGACGTTGAACGGCCCATGTGACCAGGCCACACGGATACGGTCCGGGTCCGTCGTGGCCCGCTGCTCCCACTTGGCATGGCCGCTCGCGCAAGGGCCGGTGCCTGGGCACGACGTTTCGCCGTGCAGGGCCGGCCGCTTACTGCCGACCCGGAGCGGGAAGACGTACCAGCCTCGCTCTGTGGCGCTCATGGCCGCGTTCAGGAGGTGCTCGCTCATGCCGCAACCTCCGGGTGAAGGTAGGCGACCAGCTTGCCCAGCGCGCGGGCATAGGCGATCTCGGAGCGGGTGGACGTGCCGATACGGGTTCCGACGACGATGACCTGATCGGCAAGCCGGATCTTCGCCTTGTGGAGCCGGTCAAGCCGGTCTTTCAACAGGTCGGCGTCGGTGGGGTCGGCCCACAGGAGATGCGGTTGTTTCATGTTGCAGCCGACTGAGAGGACGATCCGGCCCATGGCGGTCTGCCTGAGATTGGTCTCGGTGAACTCATCCATGAACTCGGTGGATCCGCACAGAACGACGATCAGCGGCATGTCCGCGAGGGGTGCGGCGAGGGCTCGCCGGATGGGGGTGAGTTGGGTCATGCTGGAGTTCTCCTGTTTCTGTCGAAGGGACGGAGAACCGGGGCGGTCGCGGTCTTTGGCGAGAGGCGACCGCCCCAGCCACGTCTAGCCGTGGAAGTGATTGCGCTTGATCACGGCCTTGCGGATGTGGAAGGTGTTGCCGCCGTTGTGGCCGCTCGCGCTGAACACCTGCACCGCCACCCAACCGCCGAAGATCACGGCGGCGAGGATGACGAGCTGGGTGATCAGGGCGGTCAGTGCGGTGATGAACGCGGTCAGCAGGAAGAGGCCGCCGCACACCGCGCCGAACCCGATCCCTCCGAGGGCGATGTTCACCGCCGTGCGCGAGACGGCCGGCTTGGCCGCGAGGGGTTCGGGCTTGGCGGGCTCGATGGAGTAGCCGGTGACGACGCGACCGTCCGGTAGGACGACGCTCGTCACCGCCGGGATGCTGCTCGGCTGTACCGGTACGAGCGGCGCGGCGTGCTGAATCGGGGCGAGGGGCATCGGGTGGTGGACTTCCAGGGCCGCCGCGTCACGCACGGCCGGATGCTGCCGGTCGTAGGGCGTGGTGGGATCGTTCACTTTGTACCCCCAGCGAGGTAGGCGCGGCCCGCGGCGGTCGCCTTCACGGGATCGGTGTGGCCGTTGCCGATGTCGACGAGCCCGAGGGCGGCCAGCGGGTGAAAGGTGCGGTCGTTGACCGTGTACTGCGTGCCATCAAGGCGCCAGCGGCCACAAGGCGCGTGGTGGAACAGGATTCCGTGGCCGTCGTCTTGGTCAGCGATGGTCTGCAACAGCGTGAGAACGGCGCGCGAAAGTTTGATGGTCATGGGTGCCTCCCGTCAGTTGCCGAGAGCGGACAGGGCGTCGGCGGACGCCTGCACGAGGTTGCGGATGGGCTCGTACGCACCGGTCCCAGCGGCGAAGAACCCGAAGAGGAACAGCACGATGGCCGCGCCCCCTCCGGCGGACTTGGTCTTGACGGCGAGGGCGGACGCGGCGCCGAACAGCAGCACGGCGGAAATGTTGAGGATCATCGGGAGCCTTCCGGGCGCGGGGTGTCGGTGCCGGCGCGGTAGATGCGGGCCCACCGGTTGTAGAGCCAGCGGCCCACTCGGATGCGCTTGCCGGTCGCGTGGCAGCGGCGGCAGTCCTTGCCGCGCTTGGGCCGTCCCTTGCGGTCGGTCTTCAGCGCGTGGCCCATGCCGCGGCACTTGCGGCAGTTGCCGAACGGCGAGCCAGCACACACCGCGATATAACAGAGAGTGACGCCGAGAATCAGGGTGATAGCGAGCAGGGCAGGGGTCATCACGGGCCCTTCCAGGCGGGTTTCCAGGGTTTCCGCAGGTGGGCCGCTATCCGCTAGCGGCCTGATCAGAGCAGGTTTGGGGCGCTAGCGGGGTCGCTAACGTTAGCGGGGTGTGCCGCTAGCGTTAGCGACCCCAGAGGGTCAGCCCGCGTCCCGCTTTCCGTCACGCTCCGCAATCGCGGCGAGGATGTGGGCACGCTCGATGCCGCGCCGGTTGACGACCTTGCCGTCCACGCGGCGGCCCACCTGGATGGTGGCGACGCCGTGCGGCTTCAGGGCCGCGTTCAGCGCGTCGGGGTCCCATCCGTCGTAGACCTCGGGGCG
Coding sequences:
- a CDS encoding glutamine synthetase family protein, whose protein sequence is MDKQQEFVLRTLEERDIRFVRLWFTDVLGFLKSVAVAPAELEQAFDEGIGFDGSAIEGFARVYESDMIAKPDPSTFQVLPWRAEAPGTARMFCDILMPDGSPSFADPRYVLKRALAKASDQGFTFYTHPEIEFFLLKDKPTDGSRPTPADNSGYFDHTPHNVGMDFRRQAITMLESMGISVEFSHHEGAPGQQEIDLRYADALSTADNIMTFRLVMKQVALEQGVQATFMPKPFSEHPGSGMHTHLSLFEGDRNAFYESGSEYQLSKVGRSFIAGLLKHSAEIAAITNQWVNSYKRIWGGSERTAGAGGEAPSYICWGHNNRSALVRVPMYKPGKTGSARVEVRSIDSGANPYLTYAVLLTAGLKGIEEGYELPPGADDDVWALSDAERRAMGIEPLPQNLGESLSLMERSELVAETLGEHVFDFFLRNKRQEWEEYRSEVTAFELRKNLPVL
- a CDS encoding tyrosine-type recombinase/integrase yields the protein MAGHIQDRWYKTNTNAQGKTTRVKSDRHGTGLRYRARYIGPDGTEKSKSYPDGQKRLAEKWLTKTEADMDSGTYVDPAAGRTTFGQYAEKWLSTQTTDLTTRETVTSSVRGHAIPYIGTRPLGSFKPEHIRDWLSELERAIPASSYRRVIYNSVSTILNAAVDDGHLLKNPCRAQSVRPPAPGTGRVVPWAAERVFGVREALPERFRAAVDLGAGCGLRQGEIFGLPVDEIDFDSGWLHVVNQVKVTTGGLVFGPPKRNKLRDVPLSDRVADILKSHMKAFPPVSITLPWLRQDGRPVTRQLLFTRLDGAGAVRRTDFNDRAWKPALVAAGVLPEPEAGERHQAAREHGMHALRHFYASVLLNAGENIKALSRYLGHNDPGFTLRVYTHLMPNSDARARMAVDSLYAGPDPAPDGPQTAQGQ
- a CDS encoding helix-turn-helix domain-containing protein, with protein sequence MSASAPVRADPFATLRRGLPDQYLTPDDIAVMFKVPKETVYQWHKKRTGPPGFRIGKHLRYDPADVHDYVTDRKTDDQAAA
- a CDS encoding DNA primase family protein, producing MMKQPATETEELPAPSHPMAVARRLLPDWETEDEQLIYRRWRASWMRWNGTCWREFDEAQVRAAMYERLEHALYRVPVKDGQTEERDWAPTKQKISNLLDALGSITLLPTDLDAPAWLDNQGAGEQEESPIVACENGLLRIRDRALLPHSPGFFNLVSVPFTYDPTAAAPTWERFLAQLWPDDPDAVHAVQEWFGYVLSGRTDQQKILLMVGPTRSGKGTIARVLKELVGKENLAGPTLAGLGTNFGLSTLVGKPLAVISDARLDGNSNNSQVVERLLTISGEDTIDVDRKYRAVWTGKLPTRLMILSNELPHFGDSSGVIAKRFVLLNMTVSWLGKEDPTLMDKLTTEMPGILNWALEGLARLQQTGRITEPKSSREAVTTMQDTASPTSAFVRERCATGPTCSVPVDALWTVWREWAEDNGVRAGTKQVFGRNLLSVVPQLNRTRPRDAYGQQVATYSGITLNQREPHSPES
- a CDS encoding bifunctional DNA primase/polymerase yields the protein MSEHLLNAAMSATERGWYVFPLRVGSKRPALHGETSCPGTGPCASGHAKWEQRATTDPDRIRVAWSHGPFNVGIATGPSRLVVVDLDVPKDKSQDKGDAGTPDGVTTFEALCEHTGHAVPHTYRTRTASGGQHLYFTAPDGVRLTNTAGSIAPLVDTRACGGYVVAAGSTTPSGPYEAIGGSVAAPVPAWLLSILQPAPKPVQAPTGVVAGQSRRYADVALDCEVRNVATAADGTRNATLLRAARALGRFVASGDLARSVVEQALRGAAGANATQPQRYYDDVIRRALDWSITHNSPRGRAA